One segment of Daphnia magna isolate NIES linkage group LG2, ASM2063170v1.1, whole genome shotgun sequence DNA contains the following:
- the LOC116915368 gene encoding transcription factor hamlet isoform X1, with protein sequence MESSADRSTDSDSGSERYFNHSAGGVGGGGGGGSAVIGNSLNGNGRLADCDDIDLPVRCEVCDKPFHDVDQVDSHLVSVHQFPLGRYPCTFCSRAFSCRPLLSRHAVVQHGLGRRYPCEHCAKVFSDPSNLQRHIRSSHVGARAHACPECGKTFATSSGLKQHTHIHSSVKPFQCEVCLKAYTQFSNLCRHKRMHADCRLQIRCQRCGQPFSTVTSLAKHRRFCDTATVAVTASSSTAGTSINHTTYTSIHNNNNNNNNNSNSSSNGSGMVPPPPPPPLPLQPPHQLALGQQPMNLMHLYRPTPSMGLSQFNSSLLSTYAAGLSHHFSPAAAAAAVAAAANEPYPVMSGCLTTPAATSTPRHRHASEQDGSDESDIDVTDDRSSVASSSFASELGRSRRKRFRSSGDDGADGNETDSDRHSRRSDSSCSTNVGSCQSDRELNSDEKKTKESVEQPLDLSKSTKENERDNSKDSDQHSPLVDVDEHDEDPAPSRPPSSTKAAQCSSNSSAEEVKSDPAPPQIQAYPPPPSPSLLASIGNSLNQQQSGVTQPSGLAYPRPIHPALMLEAMNFHHRMMPDGRLPYASFLSGHHHHMMPTRCPPIFTPLLNGLGALSALNGSLRNNLDMIRRSGGHQHPVSPHLSLPKPFHHHDHHHHQHGEHMATVNGSGTSPGSSSSVMGVASTGMSKSRDRYSCKFCGKVFPRSANLTRHLRTHTGEQPYKCKYCDRSFSISSNLQRHVRNIHNKEKPFRCPLCERCFGQQTNLDRHLKKHEMDGNAGGADGGPNCSSVLSVSPEVTVSSPEGSATVADLMMMHQVASGTQLGSSATGRPETAVASSYFADIRKFMGQVTADSLLVAQFQHQHHQHGHSDDELSSQDSNGGDRNTSSAGPVRLEIAS encoded by the exons GCTTGGCCGCTATCCTTGCACGTTCTGTTCGCGTGCTTTTAGCTGTCGACCGCTTTTATCGCGTCACGCCGTCGTTCAACACGGTTTAGGCCGGCGCTACCCGTGCGAACACTGTGCCAAAGTCTTCTCCGACCCGTCAAATCTGCAGCGTCACATCCGATCGTCTCACGTCGGTGCCCGCGCTCACGCTTGTCCCGAGTGCGGCAAGACATTCGCCACGTCTTCGGGACTCAAACAGCATACTCACATTCACTCGTCTGTCAAA CCATTCCAGTGCGAGGTCTGTTTGAAAGCCTACACCCAATTCTCTAACCTGTGTCGGCACAAGCGCATGCACGCTGACTGCCGTTTGCAGATCCGTTGCCAACGGTGCGGCCAACCTTTCAGCACCGTCACTTCATTAGCCAAACATCGGCGATTCTGCGACACGGCAACGGTGGCAGTAACTGCCTCTTCTTCTACCGCTGGTACCTCCATCAATCACACGACCTACACCAGCAtccacaacaacaataacaacaataacaacaatagcaacagcagcagtaACGGAAGCGGTATGGTGCCTCCTCCGCCTCCTCCGCCGCTTCCCCTACAGCCGCCTCATCAATTGGCGTTGGGTCAGCAACCGATGAACTTGATGCACTTGTACAGGCCAACGCCATCCATGGGACTGTCGCAATTTAATTCGTCTCTACTGTCCACCTACGCCGCTGGATTGAGCCATCATTTCTCTCCGGCAGCAGCGGCCGCTGCCGTTGCGGCTGCGGCCAATGAGCCCTACCCCGTGATGTCGGGATGCTTGACCACGCCAGCCGCAACGTCTACGCCTCGTCATCGTCACGCGTCCGAACAAGACGGTTCGGATGAGTCGGATATCGATGTGACGGACGATCGGAGCTCAGTGGCCTCGTCCAGTTTTGCCTCAGAATTAGGGCGCAGTCGGCGTAAACGATTTCGATCATCAGGCGATGATGGAGCAGATGGAAATGAAACTGATTCTGATCGACACTCACGTCGGAGTGACAGTAGCTGCAGTACTAATGTCGGAAGCTGTCAGAGCGATAGAGAATTGAACAGTGatgagaagaaaacaaaagaatccGTTGAACAACCACTGGATTTATCTAAATCGacgaaagaaaacgaacgaGATAACTCCAA GGACAGCGATCAACATTCTCCCCTTGTCGACGTCGATGAACATGACGAAGATCCAGCGCCATCACGACCGCCTTCATCGACCAAAGCGGCACAGTGTAGCAGCAATAGCAGTGCGGAAGAGGTCAAATCCGATCCGGCACCGCCTCAGATACAAGCCTATCCTCCTCCTCCATCACCATCTCTTTTAGCCTCCATCGGCAACAGCTTGAATCAACAGCAATCGGGCGTGACCCAACCTAGTGGATTAGCTTACCCGCGTCCAATACATCCGGCCTTAATGTTAGAAGCAATGAACTTTCATCACAGAATGATGCCTGATGGAAGACTACCTTACGCATCGTTTCTATCGGGCCATCATCACCATATGATGCCAACTAG GTGCCCTCCTATTTTCACACCGTTGCTCAATGGTCTTGGTGCCCTTTCAGCTCTCAACGGCTCTCTAAGGAACAATTTGGATATGATCCGGCGCTCTGGCGGGCATCAACATCCAGTGAGTCCTCATCTCTCGTTACCGAAGCCCTTTCATCACCACGatcatcaccatcaccaaCACGGTGAACATATGGCAACGGTGAACGGTAGCGGGACGTCACCCGGGTCAAGTTCATCCGTTATGGGTGTGGCAAGTACTGGGATGAGCAAATCACGTGATCGCTATTCGTGCAAATTCTGCGGCAAGGTCTTCCCTCGTTCGGCTAATCTGACCCGCCATCTGAGGACGCACACGGGCGAACAGCCTTACAAATGCAAATATTGCGATCGCTCCTTTTCCATATCGTCTAACCTGCAGAGACACGTACGCAACATCCACAACAAAGAGAAACCGTTCAG GTGCCCGCTGTGCGAGCGCTGTTTCGGCCAGCAGACCAACCTGGACCGTCATTTGAAGAAACACGAAATGGATGGGAACGCAGGTGGAGCTGACGGTGGACCAAACTGCAGTAGCGTCCTGTCCGTTAGCCCGGAAGTGACAGTGAGCAGCCCGGAAGGCTCGGCCACAGTAGCAGATTTGATGATGATGCACCAAGTTGCATCCGGAACGCAACTTGGAAGCTCTGCAACTGGGAGGCCGGAAACGGCTGTAGCTTCATCTTACTTTGCTGACATTCGAAAATTCATGGGTCAGGTGACGGCCGATAGTCTTCTAGTGGCGCAGTTTCAACACCAACATCATCAACATGGACATTCGGATGACGAACTCAGCAGCCAGGATTCCAATGGCGGTGATCGCAATACTTCCAGCGCTGGCCCCGTCCGGTTGGAGATCGCGagttaa
- the LOC123470251 gene encoding testis-expressed protein 10-like yields the protein MNHIALDIQKDSHLLLDILLNHVPGLVSTVTMQILPNFLEQISSRDVSKGDRRVLTINPTQRLTSLKWRQEVLTRVNQLLILLLEKNQTEYQWNTVDIVFDQGKSCPLYMKRNFDVRLNIQKPGHLSVNDSNSPSLHIQGFASQILPLLIETWVEAMASEQLNKDQSCSLIGIESIALFTCISNVMFTLLSIIKQSENHLELLNWFQLEYGESLIRNFIRPFPFSARLESSRSKKQAIDPQCRDQNLILCFLWAQLETKSAAKCAELVFQYLSGLLQAPDVQFGTAAIELVDKLKEIFFDKKIKPAKRKLQISSIIDAMRKKLPKGR from the exons ATGAATCATATTGCGTTAGATATTCAAAAGGACTCTCATTTACTTCTGGACATCCTTCTCAATCATGTTCCTGGTCTGGTTTCTACAGTCACCATGCAG ATTCTTCCTAACTTTCTGGAACAGATCTCTTCTCGAGATGTTTCGAAAGGTGATAGACGCGTCCTGACGATTAATCCTACTCAACGGCTTACGTCATTGAAATGGAGGCAAGAAGTACTTACCCGTGTCAATCAACTTCTTATTCTACTTCTTGAGAAAAACCAAACAGAGTATCAGTGGAACACCGTAGACATTGTGTTTGATCAGGGAAAATCTTGTCCCCTGTACATGAAAAGAAACTTTGATGTTAGACTAAATATTCAGAAGCCAGGCCATTTGTCAGTTAATGATAGCAATTCACCTAGCCTCCATATTCAAGGATTCGCTTCTCAGATTCTTCCTCTCCTAATTGAAACGTGGGTTGAAGCCATGGCTAGCGAGCAGCTGAATAAAGATCAAA GTTGCTCACTTATTGGAATAGAGAGTATCGCATTATTCACGTGCATCTCCAATGTGATGTTCACGTTGTTGAGTATCATAAAGCAGTCAGAAAATCATTTGGAGTTGTTGAATTGGTTCCAACTTGAATACGGGGAGTCGCTCATTCGTAATTTCATTCGTCCATTCCCATTCTCAGCTCGGTTAGAATCTAGCCGTAGCAAGAAGCAGGCAATAGATCCCCAATGCCGTGACCAGAACCTCATACTTTGTTTTCTATGGGCTCAGCTGGAAACGAAAAGCGCAGCAAAGTGTGCTGAACTTGTCTTTCAGTATCTCAGTG GTCTACTTCAAGCCCCTGATGTTCAATTCGGTACTGCGGCTATTGAGCTCGTCGATAAGTTGAaggaaatattttttgataaaaaaatcaaacctGCAAAGAGGAAGCTTCAGATCAGTAGCATAATAg